CTGTTGGTTTCCGATAATATGTATAACAAGTTTAAAGGATATAAAGCCATTTTTAAGGGTGATGCGATGAAATTCATCATCCTTTTGGGGGTTGTGAGCCTTTTTGCAGACATGACCTATGAAGGATCACGAAGTATAACTGGTCCATATTTAGCTATTCTCGGAGCCAGTGCAGTTACAGTTGGATTTGTAGCAGGGTTTGGTAAATTATCTGGCTATGTTCTGAGGTTTTTTTCGGGAAAACTAGCAGATCGTACCCGTAGTTACTGGTCAATTACCATAGGTGGGTATCTGATAAATTTGATGGCTGTACCACTTTTAGCTTTAGCTGGAAGCTGGGAAGTAGCTGCAGTATTGATTATAATTGAAAGAATGGGGAAAGGTTTGAGGGTACCATCAAGGGATGTAATGTTATCACATGCCAGCAGCCAGGTTGGTCATGGATGGGGATTTGGATTGCATGAGGCTTTAGATCAAATTGGAGCCATATTAGGTCCTTTAATTGTGGCGGCAGTACTTTTTTATCATGGAAGTTACCAGATAGGATTTGCATTTCTTTTGCTACCTGCCCTGTTAGCCATTGTGATTTTGGTTATTTCCAGATTTCTTTATCCTCATCCTCATGATTTAGAAGTTGTGACCCCACCTTTAGATACAAAAGGATTGAAACGGGTTTATTGGCTTTATGTAATTGCTGCTGCTTTAATTGCAGCAGGATTTGCTGATTTTGCCCTGATAGCTTATCATTTCCAGAAGACCACTCTAATTTCAGCTGGTTTTATACCTATTTTTTATGCTGTGGCCATGGGTGTTGATGGAATTGCTGCTCTGGTGTTTGGAAGACTATTTGATAAGGTTGGTTTATCCATTATGATAGTGGTGGCTGTTTTATCTGCGCTTTTTGCTCCTATGGTATTTTTAGGAGGTTTTTATCTGGCTTTTCTGGGAATGATAATTTGGGGTATAAGTATGGGTGCACAGGAGTCTATTATGCGTTCTTCAGTTGCTATAATGTCTGAAGTTAAAAAACGTGGCTCTGCCTATGGTATTTTTAATACTGTTTTTGGTGTTTCATGGTTTATTGGTAGTTTAATTATGGGTATACTATACACTTTTTCCATAATCTATTTGGTTGTGTTTTCAATCATGATACAACTTATTTCCATTCCGTTCTTTATTGCAATGTTAAAAATAAGGACAAAATAAGAATATTATTGAATAGATTTATATTTATCTCCACAAAGGCATGAACAGAGTATTATATGATTACTAAAAAGAGGTTTAACTCATCACAATCCATATAAATTTTCAAAAAAACAAAATGAAAGAAGTAATTTTTTTTATAATGTATAAGTTTTCCAATTTAAACATTGGTGGGTATGTTTTTACGGTGTTTTAACAGTTAATTCACCTGCACCAAAACTATTCGTACCCATAATGTCAATGTAGGTTATATTCCATCCATCAGATACTTTCCCAGCATTAATAACAGTGTACATATGGTTCCATTTGAACTTAACTACATCAAGGAGGTTATTCGCATATTTTATGGCCTCCTGTGCAGATGCATATGTTCCATTGGTAATTGTAAGGTTTTGATAATCACTAACACCTGATATGGACTTTTGCAGGTTATTGTAGTTGTATACCCTATAACTGGAACCATTATTTGTTTCCATAACCGTCCATGTAAACATATCTGCGGTGGGATATGCTGTTATATATGTAAATCCATCTTCTAATGTCTGACTTTGAATGGTGTCCATTTTTTCGTACACTCTAATTCCTCCAAATAATATGAGCATAATTAGAAATGCAACCATGGCTATTTTTTTATATTTTTGGTTAATACGTATGTATAAGATAATGAGAACTACAAGGGCAATAATTGTTGTTATGAAATCTGTGTAATAATATATATTAGCTGAAAATCGTGTCAAAGAAAATGGATATAAGAGTGGAATGCCGCCTGTGGTCAGGAAATCAAGGAACAGATGTGTTAATACACCAAAATATGCTAAAAGTACATTACGCACATTAAAATCAACAGATATATCTCTTTTTATTATATGGCTGATTAATCCATTTAGGGATGGCCTGGATATTATATACAGAAATATTACTGCGGTTATAAATCCAAATACGAAGCTGTGTGTGATTCCTCTATGGGTGAAAATAAAAAGTTCAGATGATAAAAAACCAATTCCAATGAGTAAAACATCAAAGTCAATTGATATTCCTCCAAAAGCCCCGGCTAACCTGTTTTTAACCTTTAGAAATGTCAAAATAGCGAATGGAACTATGAAGTGTGTGAAAAGGTCCATATGATATCTTCCTATGTTATATCAGAATTATTATTTAAATTTTTAACGAAAATAAATGTCTGTACCTTCTATGTTTTTAATAAATATTTTTGTTTCTGTATATTTATCTTTTTAAGGTTTTTAATTGATTTAGACAGCTATACTTTTTAAATACAATTTATAATACCTATGCACAAATCATACACAAATCTCTAAAAAAGTTGATTGTATTATATAAATAATTCATAGGGTTTTAATATTGTTAACCCCCGAATATGCTATAAAATTAAATTTGATCAGCTGCTATTTTTGAATTATCATTAAAAAATTAAATTATTAAAAAAAAATTCATAAGAAATTTTAATATCCAGACTAACCAACATATAATATGTACAAACTATTTAACTTTCTTTAATTTTTTTAATTTATTTTACATATAAATATCTGGAATTGTGAATGGATAAACAAAAAGTATGGATTCAAATAGATTATGGGGGATATTTTAAATGAGTGAATTTAAACAGATTATGGGTACAATAACACCACAAGATGCATTTGATCTGATTAAAACTAATAAGAATAATTCTAATTTTGTTATTCTTGATATCAGACCTCATGATGAATTTGAGGAAGATCATATTGCTAGTGCAATGAATTTGGATTATGATGGACATGAATTCCAAAAAAAGGTTGAACAACTTGATAAAAATAAAGATTACGTCATATATTGCAGAAGTGGTGTCAGAGGCGGTTATTTCCTGGAAAAAATGAGAGATTCAGGATTCAAAAAAGCTTATAATATTTTAGGAGGATATCAAGGTTGGAAAATAAGCAGACTTCCACTGGTAAAATAATTAGGAGAATCTAAAAAAATGGTAAACAGGAAAGTTGTTGAAGTTATTGACCCCATTTATGTTATGGAAGGAGCTGGTGTACGTCTGAGACGTAGTATTGCAACTCAAAAATTAGATTATCTCGATCCATTTCTCCTATTTGACCATTTTGGATCCAATAATCCTGAGGATTACCTGGCAGGGTTTCCAATGCATCCACATAGAGGTATTGAAACTGTTACATACATATTAGATGGTTTGGTTGAACATAAAGATAGTATGGGTAACTCTGGCATAATTGGAAAGGATAACGTCCAGTGGATGACTTCGGGTAGTGGAATTATTCATGAAGAGATGCCAAAGCCTAAAAATGGTAATATGGAGGGATTTCAACTTTGGGTAAATTTACCTGCCAACCTTAAAATGACAACTCCAAGATACCAGCAAGTTAAATCATCACAAATACCCGAAATTCATGAAGAGAATGGTGTGTTGATAAAAATAATTGCGGGTGAAATAGATGGGGTTAAAGGGGCTGTAACCGAGATATATGCAGATCCAACATATCTTGATGTGACTATTCCACCGGGATCTACATTTAAACAACCAATTAAACATGACCACACAGCTTTTGCATATGTTTTTGAAGGTGAAGCAAATTTTGGAGACTTTGATGAAGAATCCATTGATGATGGTACATTTGTAAATGCAACCAAGCTGTTAATATATGGAGATGGAGATCATATTAAGGTTAAAACAGACAAAAGTTTTGTTAGATTCTTATTAATATCTGGAAAATCTCTTAACGAACCAATAGCAAGGTACGGACCATTTGTAATGAACACCACAAAAGAAATTGAACAAGCCCTAAGCGACCTTCAAAATGGTACTTTTGTTAAATGAAACTTATTTCTTAAATTTTAAAAAATATATTAAGTTTAGCTATATCTGGACTAATATCAGCCCATATCCCGCTAAGAATATTTATTTTCTCTTACTTCTGATGACCCTCAAGGGGTTGGGAATAATAAAGGATACTTCTGCCTTGTACTTGATATATTCTACTCCAAACTTTTCGTATAACTCTTTTTCTTCTGTTTTAGCCCGTGAATATAAAGCAAATAAGAATAAAAAAACCAGAATTAGAAGTACAGTCCATGGAAATACGATAAATAAACCAACTACAATTATTGCCTGTCCAAGATACATTGGATTCCGTGTATAAACGTAAATTCCAGTAGTAATCAGTTTATCAATATTTCCAGTATTATTATCCGAATATTTATATCCAAGATTCATGATTGCAATAGAATTTAATATTATTCCAAGTATTACAAAAATAACTCCCAGAATTGTTCCATAATAATTAATAAACGATAAATACCAAGGTAATCCAAAAAAGATTATACCAATAGGGATTACAATTATTAATATTATCAATACAAGCCCCATTAAGAGTATCATTATATTTTCTTGGTCATCGTCCATTTATTTCACCATTAATCAACTAATAATTAACTTAATTATTGTACTTCTTATTTTTTTAGCTTATCGAACTAATTCTTATGATTATGAGAGGTTTAAATTTTCTTTTTTGATTTATAATATTAATTTTTTTTTATTTATCTTTCTTAGTATCTATTCTAAAATAAAGTTAAAATTGATAAAAACTTTATATTATGATTTATCTATACACTTAATCCATGAATTTTATAATAATATTTTTTATAGCTGTTGGGCTTGCTATGGATGCATGTTTTGTTTCCATTACAAAGGGAATGGTGGACAAGACAAATATTAAACATGCACTAATAATTGCACTATTTTTCGGCGGATTTCAGGGATTCATGACAATTGGCGGTTGGATCATAGGAATTCCTCTACAACAAATTGTTTCAACACTTGCACCATGGATAGCATTTATTCTAATTTCAATCATAGGAATTAAAATGATCTATGAATCTTTTGCAGACAATGAAGATGATGATGACAATGGTAATTTTTCAATAAAAGAGATAACTATACTTGCAATTGCAACAAGTATCGATGCATTTGTTGTTGGAATTTCATTTGCACTATTGAATACTCCGATAATTGAACCTT
This sequence is a window from Methanobacterium sp. SMA-27. Protein-coding genes within it:
- a CDS encoding MFS transporter, with the protein product MKFIILLGVVSLFADMTYEGSRSITGPYLAILGASAVTVGFVAGFGKLSGYVLRFFSGKLADRTRSYWSITIGGYLINLMAVPLLALAGSWEVAAVLIIIERMGKGLRVPSRDVMLSHASSQVGHGWGFGLHEALDQIGAILGPLIVAAVLFYHGSYQIGFAFLLLPALLAIVILVISRFLYPHPHDLEVVTPPLDTKGLKRVYWLYVIAAALIAAGFADFALIAYHFQKTTLISAGFIPIFYAVAMGVDGIAALVFGRLFDKVGLSIMIVVAVLSALFAPMVFLGGFYLAFLGMIIWGISMGAQESIMRSSVAIMSEVKKRGSAYGIFNTVFGVSWFIGSLIMGILYTFSIIYLVVFSIMIQLISIPFFIAMLKIRTK
- a CDS encoding metal-dependent hydrolase codes for the protein MDLFTHFIVPFAILTFLKVKNRLAGAFGGISIDFDVLLIGIGFLSSELFIFTHRGITHSFVFGFITAVIFLYIISRPSLNGLISHIIKRDISVDFNVRNVLLAYFGVLTHLFLDFLTTGGIPLLYPFSLTRFSANIYYYTDFITTIIALVVLIILYIRINQKYKKIAMVAFLIMLILFGGIRVYEKMDTIQSQTLEDGFTYITAYPTADMFTWTVMETNNGSSYRVYNYNNLQKSISGVSDYQNLTITNGTYASAQEAIKYANNLLDVVKFKWNHMYTVINAGKVSDGWNITYIDIMGTNSFGAGELTVKTP
- a CDS encoding rhodanese-like domain-containing protein is translated as MSEFKQIMGTITPQDAFDLIKTNKNNSNFVILDIRPHDEFEEDHIASAMNLDYDGHEFQKKVEQLDKNKDYVIYCRSGVRGGYFLEKMRDSGFKKAYNILGGYQGWKISRLPLVK
- a CDS encoding pirin family protein; amino-acid sequence: MVNRKVVEVIDPIYVMEGAGVRLRRSIATQKLDYLDPFLLFDHFGSNNPEDYLAGFPMHPHRGIETVTYILDGLVEHKDSMGNSGIIGKDNVQWMTSGSGIIHEEMPKPKNGNMEGFQLWVNLPANLKMTTPRYQQVKSSQIPEIHEENGVLIKIIAGEIDGVKGAVTEIYADPTYLDVTIPPGSTFKQPIKHDHTAFAYVFEGEANFGDFDEESIDDGTFVNATKLLIYGDGDHIKVKTDKSFVRFLLISGKSLNEPIARYGPFVMNTTKEIEQALSDLQNGTFVK
- a CDS encoding isoprenylcysteine carboxylmethyltransferase family protein; amino-acid sequence: MDDDQENIMILLMGLVLIILIIVIPIGIIFFGLPWYLSFINYYGTILGVIFVILGIILNSIAIMNLGYKYSDNNTGNIDKLITTGIYVYTRNPMYLGQAIIVVGLFIVFPWTVLLILVFLFLFALYSRAKTEEKELYEKFGVEYIKYKAEVSFIIPNPLRVIRSKRK
- a CDS encoding manganese efflux pump MntP family protein; translation: MNFIIIFFIAVGLAMDACFVSITKGMVDKTNIKHALIIALFFGGFQGFMTIGGWIIGIPLQQIVSTLAPWIAFILISIIGIKMIYESFADNEDDDDNGNFSIKEITILAIATSIDAFVVGISFALLNTPIIEPSIIIGVVAFILSFIGVYIGKRLGHLFGKEIEVIGGVILILIGIYILIGF